A region from the Desulfoglaeba alkanexedens ALDC genome encodes:
- a CDS encoding NUDIX domain-containing protein — METKLRTLASIHANHFSAHLDAVRLRTGKTTERIRIEHPEAAAVLPFIDAERILMVRQWRYAVGRATLEIPAGKVDPEEGLETCAHRELLEETGYRASRLISLFRYHPAIGYSDEVIEIFAASGLDAHPGTLDVDEISHVETVPLAQAMDWIVDGTISDGKTVLGIFLFNERMKRGEIPASFFT; from the coding sequence ATGGAAACGAAACTTCGCACCCTGGCCAGCATCCACGCCAACCACTTCAGTGCTCACCTGGACGCCGTGCGCCTGCGCACCGGCAAGACCACGGAGCGCATCCGGATCGAACATCCCGAAGCCGCCGCCGTGCTCCCCTTTATCGACGCCGAAAGGATCCTCATGGTGAGGCAATGGCGGTACGCGGTCGGGCGCGCGACCTTGGAAATTCCGGCGGGAAAGGTCGACCCCGAAGAAGGACTGGAAACGTGCGCTCACCGGGAACTGCTGGAGGAGACGGGCTACCGGGCGTCGCGGCTGATTTCGCTCTTCCGCTACCACCCGGCCATCGGTTATTCGGACGAAGTGATCGAAATTTTCGCGGCCTCCGGGCTGGACGCTCACCCCGGGACCCTGGACGTGGACGAAATCTCCCATGTCGAAACCGTCCCGCTCGCGCAGGCCATGGACTGGATTGTGGACGGCACCATTTCCGACGGAAAGACAGTTCTCGGAATTTTCCTTTTCAACGAACGGATGAAACGCGGAGAAATCCCGGCCTCGTTTTTCACATGA
- a CDS encoding GreA/GreB family elongation factor → MEKIPITRNGFDQLEAQLTHLRRVVRPQVLEELQEARSFGVKIDNQQYLTARERHLQILRKIQDLEEKLAHCEVVVGRKFFRKQVGFGTWAVIQNLDTGETSGYQLVGPYESDVAMGKLSVESPVGRGIMGCFEGDEVTVDTPSGTRIYRVLSIQL, encoded by the coding sequence ATGGAAAAGATCCCTATCACTCGAAACGGATTCGATCAGCTGGAAGCTCAGCTCACCCACCTCCGCCGCGTGGTTCGACCCCAGGTCCTCGAGGAACTCCAGGAAGCCCGTTCCTTCGGCGTAAAAATCGACAACCAGCAATATCTCACGGCCCGCGAACGCCACCTGCAGATCCTCCGGAAGATCCAGGACCTGGAAGAGAAGCTCGCCCACTGCGAAGTGGTGGTGGGGCGCAAGTTCTTCCGCAAGCAGGTGGGGTTCGGAACCTGGGCCGTGATCCAGAACCTCGACACGGGGGAAACCAGTGGCTACCAACTGGTGGGGCCCTACGAATCCGACGTGGCCATGGGAAAACTCTCCGTGGAATCCCCCGTGGGCCGAGGCATCATGGGCTGCTTCGAAGGCGACGAAGTGACAGTCGACACCCCTTCCGGCACCCGGATCTATCGCGTCCTGTCCATCCAGCTCTGA
- a CDS encoding RtcB family protein, whose translation MERKNVIDIERVDAYRWRLKRHGAMRTDGLVFASAGMFESIRKEESLQQVANVACLPGIVGPSMAMPDIHWGYGFPIGGVAAFDMDEGIVSPGGVGYDINCGVRLMTSRLSRSELGDERIKDLVNTLFQNIPSGVGSSRKDLKLSPAELKKVLRDGAGWALSQGFGTPADLERIEEGGTIPWADPEKVSEKALERGRSQLGTLGSGNHFVEVGMVEEIFDTEVARVFGLFEGQVTVFVHTGSRGLGHQVCDDFIRLLLKSTKKYGIELPDKQLCCAPVESAEGRDYIAAMGAAANFAFANRQLITHWVRESFESFFGLSAERLGLSVLYDVCHNMAKIETHRFEGRERKLCVHRKGATRAFAAGLPQVPEIYRQVGQPVLIPGDMGRCSYVLVGTPGAMEETFGSTCHGAGRVLSRHQALKAAQGRSIARELESHGIYVRGATRATLDEEMPEAYKDVSDVVEVVHQAGISRKVARLKPLGVMKG comes from the coding sequence ATGGAAAGGAAGAACGTCATCGATATCGAACGCGTGGACGCTTACCGCTGGCGCCTGAAGCGGCACGGCGCCATGCGCACGGACGGACTGGTGTTTGCCAGCGCCGGGATGTTCGAATCCATTCGGAAAGAAGAAAGCCTCCAGCAGGTGGCCAACGTGGCCTGCCTTCCCGGAATCGTGGGGCCTTCCATGGCCATGCCGGACATCCACTGGGGTTACGGATTTCCCATCGGGGGCGTTGCGGCCTTCGATATGGACGAAGGGATCGTCTCTCCGGGCGGCGTCGGCTACGACATCAACTGCGGGGTGCGGCTCATGACGAGCCGGTTGTCGCGGAGCGAACTGGGCGATGAGCGGATCAAGGACCTGGTGAACACCCTTTTTCAGAACATTCCTTCCGGGGTGGGGTCTTCCCGCAAAGATCTGAAGCTGAGTCCGGCCGAACTCAAAAAGGTCCTCCGGGACGGCGCCGGGTGGGCCTTGTCGCAGGGGTTCGGGACGCCGGCGGACCTGGAGCGGATCGAAGAAGGGGGCACGATTCCCTGGGCGGACCCGGAAAAGGTTTCCGAAAAGGCCCTGGAACGAGGCAGGTCCCAGCTGGGGACGCTGGGTTCCGGGAACCACTTCGTGGAAGTGGGGATGGTGGAAGAGATCTTCGACACCGAGGTGGCCCGGGTTTTCGGACTGTTCGAAGGACAGGTCACCGTTTTCGTTCATACGGGGTCCCGCGGCCTGGGCCACCAGGTGTGCGACGATTTCATCCGGCTGCTCCTCAAGAGCACCAAGAAGTACGGGATCGAACTTCCCGACAAGCAGTTGTGCTGCGCCCCCGTGGAATCCGCCGAAGGACGCGACTACATCGCCGCCATGGGCGCCGCCGCCAACTTCGCCTTCGCGAACCGGCAGCTGATCACCCACTGGGTGCGGGAGAGCTTTGAATCCTTTTTCGGACTTTCTGCGGAACGGCTGGGGCTTTCGGTCCTTTACGACGTCTGCCACAACATGGCCAAGATCGAGACGCACCGTTTCGAAGGCCGGGAACGCAAACTGTGCGTGCACCGAAAAGGGGCCACCCGGGCTTTCGCCGCCGGACTCCCGCAGGTTCCCGAAATCTACCGCCAGGTGGGCCAGCCCGTGCTCATCCCCGGAGACATGGGCCGCTGCAGCTACGTGCTCGTGGGAACCCCGGGCGCCATGGAAGAGACCTTCGGGAGCACCTGCCATGGAGCCGGAAGAGTCCTCAGTCGCCACCAGGCCCTAAAGGCCGCCCAGGGGCGTTCCATCGCTCGGGAGCTGGAGTCTCACGGGATCTATGTGCGCGGTGCCACCCGGGCCACCCTGGACGAAGAGATGCCGGAAGCCTACAAGGATGTGAGCGACGTGGTGGAGGTGGTCCATCAGGCCGGAATCAGCCGGAAAGTGGCGCGGCTCAAACCTCTGGGAGTCATGAAAGGCTGA
- a CDS encoding archease, which yields METPLYEWIDHTADVGFRVTGKTLDELFQRAGAAFTDLMVDLSDVNPVEERSLRLEGDSLDELLVAWLSELLYLFETEGLLFSKFRVTVGPGVSLKATLRGERLDPERHRWKLAVKAVTYHQAEVAPINGGWRAQVILDI from the coding sequence ATGGAAACTCCGTTATACGAATGGATCGATCATACGGCCGACGTGGGTTTCCGGGTGACCGGCAAAACGCTCGACGAACTGTTCCAACGCGCCGGAGCCGCCTTCACGGACCTCATGGTGGACCTTTCGGACGTGAACCCCGTCGAAGAACGGTCCCTCCGACTTGAAGGAGACTCCCTCGACGAACTGCTGGTCGCCTGGCTGTCGGAACTCCTCTACCTTTTCGAAACCGAAGGGCTGCTTTTTTCCAAATTTCGCGTGACCGTCGGCCCCGGCGTTTCGCTGAAGGCGACTCTGCGCGGCGAGCGGCTGGACCCGGAGCGGCACCGGTGGAAGCTTGCCGTCAAGGCCGTCACGTACCACCAGGCGGAAGTGGCGCCCATCAACGGAGGGTGGCGCGCTCAGGTCATTTTGGATATCTGA
- the rimP gene encoding ribosome maturation factor RimP, which translates to MEPRDRAAEDKARQRVQDIWALVQPVIQAEGLRLIEVEYRREPKGWVLRFFIDREDGVTVDDCARISQVVGDLLDVADPIPAAYHLEVSSPGLNRPLRRREHFVEQVGNVVQVRTVEPLGRRRNFKGLLTSVGEDDFTVECDGQPFRIAFDLVERARLCYFESQEKRS; encoded by the coding sequence ATGGAACCACGAGACAGGGCGGCGGAAGACAAAGCCAGGCAACGGGTCCAGGACATCTGGGCGCTCGTCCAGCCTGTGATTCAAGCCGAAGGGTTGCGGCTGATCGAAGTGGAATACCGGCGTGAACCCAAAGGCTGGGTTCTTCGCTTCTTCATCGACCGGGAAGACGGCGTCACGGTGGACGACTGCGCGCGGATCAGCCAGGTGGTGGGGGACCTGCTGGATGTAGCCGACCCCATCCCCGCTGCGTATCACCTTGAAGTTTCTTCTCCGGGACTGAACCGGCCGCTGAGGCGACGCGAGCATTTCGTGGAACAGGTGGGCAACGTGGTCCAGGTCCGAACGGTCGAACCTCTCGGGAGGCGCCGTAACTTCAAGGGCCTGCTCACGTCCGTGGGCGAAGACGACTTCACGGTGGAATGCGACGGCCAGCCCTTTCGCATCGCCTTCGACCTCGTCGAGCGAGCCAGACTTTGTTACTTTGAATCTCAAGAAAAACGATCATGA
- the nusA gene encoding transcription termination factor NusA, which translates to MVSELKRLIDQVSREKGIDRQTLTQTLEEAVKSAVKKRYGSKTDIEVAFNEEFGEMEAFIFKEVVDQVEDPEIQIGLDDARELDPEAQIGDELGIRMDTDTLGRIAAQSAKQVIIQKMKDAEREAVYEEFKDRRREIVNGIVQRVDRSGIIVNLGRAEAVLPPKEQIPREVYRQGDRIRAYILDVKKISKGPQIVLSRTHPDFLIQLFRMEVPEIAEGIVSIISAAREPGSRAKIAVVSKESDVDPVGACVGMKGARVQSVVQELRGEKIDIVPWNMDPAKFVVNALAPAIITKVIIDQANKNMEVIVPDDQLSLAIGRRGQNVRLASRITNWHIDVKSESRYERQKHADYQSLLQISGLSEELADRLYEAGITSLDEFAEAPLEELQGLTKLAPESLESMQEEARRLLEEGYGLEEGEAEAEPPAASAETPAAEEEPAPESVVEAAREPEVPEVLPAPGETTGGR; encoded by the coding sequence ATGGTGAGCGAACTGAAGCGGTTGATCGATCAGGTCAGTCGGGAAAAGGGGATCGACCGCCAGACCTTGACTCAGACCCTTGAAGAGGCGGTCAAGTCGGCCGTCAAGAAACGTTACGGGTCCAAGACGGACATCGAGGTCGCCTTCAACGAGGAATTCGGCGAGATGGAGGCGTTCATCTTCAAGGAAGTGGTGGACCAGGTGGAAGACCCCGAAATCCAGATCGGCCTCGATGACGCCCGGGAACTGGATCCCGAGGCGCAGATCGGCGACGAGTTGGGCATTCGCATGGACACGGACACACTGGGGCGGATCGCCGCTCAGTCCGCCAAGCAGGTGATCATCCAGAAGATGAAGGACGCCGAGCGCGAGGCGGTCTACGAAGAGTTCAAGGACCGGCGCCGGGAAATCGTGAACGGCATCGTGCAGCGTGTGGATCGTTCGGGCATCATCGTGAATCTGGGACGCGCGGAAGCCGTCCTACCGCCCAAGGAACAGATCCCCCGGGAAGTTTACCGCCAGGGGGACCGTATCCGGGCCTACATCCTCGATGTCAAAAAGATCAGCAAGGGGCCGCAGATCGTGTTGAGCCGCACCCATCCGGATTTTCTCATTCAACTTTTCCGCATGGAGGTGCCTGAGATCGCCGAGGGCATCGTGAGCATCATCAGCGCGGCCCGGGAGCCGGGTTCACGCGCCAAGATCGCCGTGGTGTCCAAGGAGTCCGACGTGGACCCGGTGGGAGCCTGCGTGGGCATGAAGGGAGCGCGGGTTCAGAGCGTGGTGCAGGAACTGAGGGGAGAAAAGATCGACATCGTGCCCTGGAACATGGATCCGGCGAAGTTCGTGGTGAACGCTCTGGCGCCGGCCATCATCACCAAGGTGATCATCGACCAGGCCAACAAGAACATGGAAGTGATCGTCCCCGACGACCAGCTGTCGCTCGCCATCGGCCGGCGGGGCCAGAACGTGCGCCTGGCTTCGCGGATCACCAATTGGCACATCGACGTCAAGAGCGAATCGCGCTACGAAAGACAGAAACACGCCGACTACCAGTCCCTGCTGCAGATCAGCGGACTCAGCGAAGAACTGGCCGATCGGCTCTACGAAGCCGGCATCACGTCACTGGACGAATTCGCGGAAGCTCCCTTGGAAGAACTCCAGGGACTCACCAAGCTGGCGCCGGAAAGCCTGGAAAGCATGCAGGAAGAGGCTCGAAGGCTCCTTGAAGAGGGCTACGGCCTGGAAGAAGGTGAAGCCGAAGCGGAACCACCGGCCGCGTCCGCCGAAACCCCGGCCGCCGAGGAAGAACCGGCGCCGGAATCGGTGGTGGAAGCCGCCCGGGAGCCGGAGGTTCCCGAGGTTCTTCCCGCACCCGGCGAAACCACCGGAGGACGGTGA
- a CDS encoding YlxR family protein, whose protein sequence is MICRTRRPKTALIRLALDSGGLVTVDPGQRAPGRGAYTCPSCLPELRFDRRIQRAFRQRAQGFHSSLDALLRGDANDSIATRA, encoded by the coding sequence GTGATTTGCCGCACCCGACGGCCCAAGACGGCCCTCATTCGGCTCGCCCTGGATTCCGGCGGGCTGGTGACCGTAGACCCTGGGCAGCGGGCGCCGGGACGAGGCGCTTACACCTGCCCTTCCTGTCTGCCCGAACTGCGCTTCGACAGGCGGATTCAACGGGCCTTTCGTCAACGGGCGCAAGGATTTCATTCTTCGCTGGACGCATTGCTGAGGGGAGACGCAAACGATTCGATCGCAACACGAGCCTAA
- the infB gene encoding translation initiation factor IF-2, protein MARMRVHELAKELNVNTKELIDRIMKLGIPVKNHMSTLTDSSVERIREHFEEATVERVEKTRVARGVIRRRRTTTLEEFPAEAPAEAEQVEEVVGAAAEVPASEAPAAVEVTGEVSEAVGPPEAPVEVVAVEPDGAVETEIQAKAVTETPAVEPPSEEVEAATLLEAPAPASEPGAEPVEAEASEEVAEEAPEETFEETEAAAEGEAAEVPAAVTAEGEVTAEGEEEEEEEDASKPKKAKRRRRKKRKEEPARIIRLPDIVPEEPAEEVDIPAPIARLKPDEQVSRESLRKKRVKEPDAREIADHKVRKPRKEVVGRENLYTKKELAAQAERGRVKDRRAEGREPHKQVVTVPKAAKRRVKIDEAITVANLAKQMGVKATEVIKKLLLLGLPANINQALDFDTSALLASEFGYEVERAGFEEEEVLQVQQDHPEDLRPRPPVVTVMGHVDHGKTSLLDAIRHSNVIAGEAGGITQHIGAYYVQLDTGDVVFLDTPGHEAFTAMRARGAEVTDIVILVVAADDGVMQQTVEAINHSKAAGVPIIVAINKIDKPDANVERVKRELADHGLIPEEWGGDVTMVEISAKKGIGIDDLLEMVLLQAELMELKANPDKPARGHVIEAKLDKGRGPVATVLVQEGTLREGDVYVCGTYSGRVRSMFNDRGQRITVAGPAWPVEVVGLSGVPNAGDDFVVLADEKQAKAVAEHRQVKQREKELTRTTKVTLEKLYEQIKEGQIKEVNVILKTDVQGSLEAIADSLEKLSTPDVKVNLLHSGTGAISESDVMLASASNAIVIGFNVRADVNALELAEQESVDIRYYDVIYQILNDIRDAMVGMLEPTFEENVIGRAEVRQTFHVSKVGTIAGCYVVSGKVERNAKVRVVRDGVVVYDGKIASLKRFKDDVKEVKSGFECGLTVDNFNDIKSGDILEAYEMVEIKPTLEPGSSEQNSR, encoded by the coding sequence ATGGCGCGGATGAGGGTGCACGAGCTGGCCAAAGAGCTCAATGTGAACACCAAGGAACTGATAGACCGGATTATGAAGCTTGGGATTCCGGTCAAAAACCATATGAGCACCTTGACCGACTCGTCTGTGGAAAGAATCCGGGAACATTTCGAGGAAGCGACCGTCGAGCGCGTGGAAAAGACCCGGGTGGCCCGGGGCGTCATCCGCCGCCGGCGGACGACGACTCTTGAGGAATTTCCCGCGGAAGCCCCGGCTGAGGCGGAACAGGTTGAGGAGGTGGTGGGCGCCGCGGCCGAAGTTCCCGCATCGGAAGCCCCCGCCGCGGTTGAAGTGACCGGAGAGGTATCCGAGGCCGTCGGTCCGCCCGAAGCCCCCGTCGAAGTCGTTGCTGTGGAACCCGACGGCGCGGTGGAAACGGAAATCCAAGCGAAGGCGGTGACGGAAACCCCCGCCGTGGAACCGCCTTCGGAAGAAGTGGAAGCAGCGACGCTCTTGGAAGCGCCGGCGCCCGCTTCTGAACCCGGCGCCGAACCGGTGGAAGCCGAGGCATCCGAGGAAGTCGCCGAAGAGGCCCCCGAAGAGACCTTCGAAGAAACGGAGGCCGCAGCTGAAGGCGAAGCGGCCGAGGTTCCCGCGGCGGTGACTGCCGAAGGCGAAGTAACCGCCGAAGGCGAAGAGGAGGAGGAAGAAGAAGACGCTTCCAAGCCCAAGAAGGCCAAACGGCGCCGGCGTAAGAAGCGCAAGGAGGAGCCGGCCCGGATCATTCGACTTCCGGACATCGTGCCGGAAGAACCCGCTGAGGAGGTGGACATCCCGGCACCCATCGCGCGGCTCAAGCCCGACGAACAGGTGTCCCGCGAATCCCTGCGCAAGAAGCGCGTGAAAGAGCCGGACGCCAGGGAAATCGCCGATCACAAGGTGCGCAAGCCGCGGAAGGAAGTCGTCGGCCGCGAAAACCTCTATACCAAGAAGGAACTGGCCGCTCAGGCCGAACGCGGCAGGGTGAAGGACCGCAGGGCCGAAGGCCGAGAACCGCACAAGCAGGTGGTCACGGTCCCCAAGGCCGCCAAGCGGCGCGTCAAGATCGATGAAGCGATCACCGTGGCCAACCTGGCCAAGCAGATGGGGGTCAAGGCCACCGAAGTCATCAAGAAGCTGCTGCTGCTCGGGCTCCCCGCCAACATCAACCAGGCCCTGGACTTCGACACTTCCGCCCTGCTGGCGTCCGAATTCGGCTACGAAGTGGAAAGAGCGGGCTTCGAAGAGGAGGAAGTGTTGCAGGTTCAGCAAGACCACCCCGAAGATCTCCGGCCCCGCCCGCCGGTGGTCACCGTCATGGGACACGTGGACCACGGCAAGACCTCACTGCTCGACGCCATCCGCCACAGCAACGTGATCGCCGGTGAAGCGGGAGGCATCACCCAGCACATCGGCGCCTACTACGTGCAGCTCGATACCGGCGACGTGGTGTTCCTCGATACCCCCGGCCACGAGGCGTTCACCGCCATGCGGGCCCGCGGCGCCGAGGTGACCGACATCGTGATCCTCGTGGTGGCGGCCGACGACGGCGTGATGCAGCAGACGGTGGAAGCCATCAACCATTCGAAGGCCGCGGGGGTTCCCATCATCGTCGCCATCAACAAGATCGACAAACCCGACGCCAACGTGGAACGGGTAAAGCGGGAACTGGCCGACCACGGTTTGATACCGGAAGAATGGGGCGGCGACGTGACCATGGTCGAAATATCGGCCAAAAAGGGCATCGGTATCGACGACCTCCTGGAAATGGTTCTGCTCCAGGCCGAACTGATGGAACTAAAGGCCAACCCCGACAAGCCGGCCAGAGGCCACGTGATCGAAGCCAAGCTGGACAAGGGCCGCGGCCCGGTGGCCACCGTGCTCGTCCAGGAAGGCACGCTCCGGGAAGGAGACGTCTACGTGTGTGGGACGTATTCCGGCCGTGTCCGCAGCATGTTCAACGACCGCGGCCAGCGGATCACCGTTGCTGGCCCCGCCTGGCCGGTGGAAGTGGTCGGGCTTTCCGGCGTGCCCAACGCTGGGGACGACTTCGTGGTGCTCGCCGATGAAAAACAGGCCAAAGCGGTGGCCGAACATCGCCAGGTGAAGCAGCGCGAAAAGGAACTGACCCGCACCACCAAGGTCACCCTGGAGAAGCTCTACGAACAGATCAAGGAAGGCCAGATCAAGGAAGTCAACGTCATCCTGAAGACCGACGTGCAGGGGTCGCTGGAAGCCATCGCCGATTCTCTGGAAAAGCTCTCGACGCCGGACGTCAAGGTGAACCTGCTCCACAGCGGCACAGGCGCCATATCCGAAAGCGACGTCATGCTGGCCTCGGCTTCCAACGCCATCGTGATCGGGTTCAACGTCCGAGCGGACGTCAATGCCCTGGAACTGGCCGAACAGGAGAGCGTGGACATCCGTTACTACGACGTCATCTACCAGATCCTGAACGACATCAGGGACGCCATGGTGGGCATGCTCGAGCCCACCTTCGAAGAAAACGTCATAGGGCGGGCGGAAGTCCGCCAGACATTCCACGTTTCCAAGGTGGGCACCATCGCCGGATGTTACGTAGTGAGCGGCAAGGTGGAACGCAATGCCAAGGTCCGCGTGGTCCGCGACGGCGTCGTGGTCTACGACGGCAAGATCGCCTCGCTGAAGCGCTTCAAGGACGACGTGAAGGAAGTGAAGTCGGGCTTCGAGTGCGGCCTGACCGTGGACAATTTCAACGACATCAAGTCCGGCGACATCCTGGAGGCCTACGAGATGGTGGAAATCAAGCCGACCCTGGAACCCGGTTCCTCCGAACAGAACAGCCGGTGA
- a CDS encoding DUF503 domain-containing protein — translation MTVGVARVTFILHGNQSLKGKRKVVKSLIEKCRHRFNVSVAEVDHQDLHQRTTVAVAVVGSDSRLVNSILDRIIEYLDSLGLADLADHQIELIRL, via the coding sequence ATGACGGTGGGTGTGGCGCGCGTTACTTTCATCCTTCACGGGAATCAATCGCTCAAGGGCAAGCGAAAGGTGGTCAAGAGCCTGATCGAAAAGTGCCGCCACCGTTTCAACGTCTCGGTGGCCGAAGTGGACCACCAAGACCTCCACCAGCGAACGACGGTGGCCGTGGCCGTGGTCGGAAGCGATTCCAGGCTGGTCAATTCCATCCTCGACCGCATCATCGAATACCTGGATTCGCTGGGCCTGGCGGACCTGGCGGACCACCAGATCGAACTCATCCGGCTATGA
- the rbfA gene encoding 30S ribosome-binding factor RbfA, which translates to MAEYKRSQRVADLLQRVIAELLYRRVRDPRLARVTITGVDVTPDLRMARVYYCFVGTDEEKAPVADALERAKGFIRREVGLRVHLRYTPELVFHYDTSFEYSEKIDHLLRELRHDE; encoded by the coding sequence ATGGCGGAATACAAGCGTTCCCAGAGGGTCGCGGATCTCCTGCAGCGGGTCATCGCCGAACTGCTGTACCGGCGGGTCCGGGATCCCCGACTGGCCAGGGTGACCATCACCGGGGTGGACGTGACGCCCGACCTGCGCATGGCTCGGGTTTACTACTGTTTCGTGGGAACCGACGAGGAAAAGGCTCCCGTTGCGGACGCTCTGGAACGGGCGAAGGGTTTCATCCGCAGGGAAGTGGGACTCAGGGTTCACCTGCGCTACACACCGGAACTGGTGTTTCACTACGATACCTCTTTCGAATACAGTGAAAAAATCGATCACCTTCTTCGCGAGTTGCGACACGATGAATGA
- a CDS encoding DHH family phosphoesterase, producing MNDTSSTGMEAICEALRRYRRFAVVTHEHPDGDAVGSVLAMTTLLDRLGKEAHPYCQDPFPPGHDFLPGTSRVRRGPDDPGRYEAVVLVDCGEFSRVGPPLAEAFAHVPVVINIDHHVSRRPFGTFSWVEETASSTCEMLYELSLGLGIKLDETLASQLYMGLMTDTGGFRFSNTNQKVLEIAARLVAAGADPARIAAEVYESASPQGLRLLAEVLNTVEFHAGERLAAAELTRSMLERTGGTRSDSEGFINHLRAVKPVQIAILFKEEENGLIHVSLRSKGNADVASFAQSHGGGGHRRAAAFRTNGSMDAVRARIVREALGCLTDD from the coding sequence ATGAATGACACCTCTTCGACCGGGATGGAAGCTATCTGCGAGGCGCTTCGGCGGTACCGGCGTTTCGCCGTGGTGACCCACGAGCATCCGGACGGGGACGCGGTGGGATCCGTGCTGGCCATGACCACCCTATTGGACCGGCTGGGAAAGGAAGCGCATCCCTACTGCCAAGATCCGTTTCCCCCGGGCCACGACTTTCTACCCGGTACATCCAGGGTCCGTCGCGGACCCGACGATCCCGGGCGATACGAAGCGGTGGTGCTGGTGGACTGCGGGGAGTTCTCGCGGGTGGGCCCGCCCCTGGCCGAAGCCTTCGCTCACGTACCGGTGGTCATCAACATCGACCACCATGTGAGCCGCCGGCCGTTCGGCACCTTTTCCTGGGTGGAAGAGACGGCCAGCAGCACCTGCGAGATGCTTTACGAACTGAGCCTCGGACTGGGGATCAAGCTCGACGAGACGTTGGCGTCTCAGCTCTACATGGGGCTCATGACGGACACGGGCGGTTTTCGGTTTTCCAACACGAACCAGAAGGTGCTGGAGATCGCCGCTCGGCTTGTGGCGGCCGGCGCCGATCCGGCACGGATAGCCGCCGAGGTGTACGAGTCGGCATCGCCTCAGGGGCTTCGCCTTTTGGCCGAAGTCCTGAACACGGTTGAGTTCCACGCCGGCGAACGGTTGGCCGCGGCGGAACTGACCCGAAGCATGCTGGAAAGGACCGGCGGCACCCGTTCGGACAGCGAAGGGTTCATCAACCACCTGCGCGCGGTGAAGCCGGTTCAGATCGCCATCCTCTTCAAGGAAGAAGAAAACGGGCTGATTCACGTGAGCCTGAGGTCCAAAGGGAACGCCGACGTGGCCTCGTTCGCCCAGTCCCACGGCGGCGGCGGTCACCGGCGCGCGGCCGCCTTTCGCACGAACGGTTCCATGGATGCGGTAAGGGCCCGCATTGTTCGCGAAGCCCTGGGTTGCCTGACCGATGATTGA
- the truB gene encoding tRNA pseudouridine(55) synthase TruB — protein sequence MIDEPLAPPSPGEPATAADQTLVEDGVLLIDKPASMTSHTVVDKVRRWLRVRKAGHCGTLDPFATGLLVVCVNRATRIADLLTGDDKVYRFEMQLGVETDTHDPTGEEIRRHQGAPVAREDFAAVLERFRGSILQEVPAHAAVKVRGRRLYEWTRSGVDVERPSRRITIHRLELVHYHWPLAVLDLRCSKGTYVRRLAADIGNMLGCGAHVTRLTRLASGPFHLDAAVSMEEVQSWRAQPQWQSRLIPIHRALDHLPRIIVEDEHLRRRLRQGILDPVWEEQHRQAAEAGDLPVCLVSPEGGLLALWRPAAPDRKRQLRVFS from the coding sequence ATGATTGACGAACCGCTTGCACCTCCAAGCCCCGGGGAACCAGCGACCGCCGCGGACCAAACACTCGTCGAAGACGGCGTGCTGCTCATCGACAAGCCCGCCTCCATGACTTCCCACACGGTGGTCGACAAGGTTCGGCGGTGGCTCCGGGTCAGGAAGGCCGGGCACTGCGGCACACTGGACCCGTTCGCCACCGGGCTTCTGGTGGTGTGCGTGAACCGGGCCACCCGCATCGCGGATCTCCTAACCGGCGACGACAAGGTCTACCGCTTCGAGATGCAACTCGGCGTGGAAACGGACACCCACGATCCCACCGGCGAAGAGATCCGCCGCCACCAGGGCGCACCGGTCGCCCGGGAAGACTTCGCGGCGGTCCTGGAACGGTTCCGGGGTTCTATCCTGCAGGAAGTGCCGGCGCACGCGGCCGTCAAGGTCAGGGGACGCAGGCTCTATGAGTGGACCCGTTCCGGCGTGGACGTGGAACGTCCCAGCCGTCGCATCACCATCCACCGGCTGGAACTCGTCCATTACCACTGGCCGCTCGCTGTTTTGGACCTTCGCTGCTCAAAGGGAACCTATGTCCGCCGGCTTGCGGCAGATATCGGAAACATGCTGGGCTGCGGCGCTCATGTCACCCGGCTGACCCGACTGGCCAGCGGCCCGTTTCACCTCGATGCAGCGGTAAGCATGGAAGAGGTCCAGTCATGGAGGGCTCAGCCCCAGTGGCAGTCCCGCCTCATTCCCATCCACCGCGCCTTGGACCACCTGCCCCGGATCATCGTCGAAGATGAGCATCTGCGGAGACGGCTCCGGCAGGGAATCCTGGATCCGGTCTGGGAGGAACAGCATCGGCAAGCCGCCGAGGCCGGGGACCTCCCCGTGTGCTTGGTGAGCCCCGAAGGCGGACTCCTGGCTCTCTGGCGGCCTGCCGCACCGGACCGAAAACGTCAGTTGCGGGTCTTTTCTTGA